GGGTTATCCAGCTGATGCCCAGTTTGCACAAAAAGTTTATGTAGAAGCCCTTAATATTAGCCAGTCCCAACTTGCTGGAAGATTAATATTTTTGGCTATACTCATGGCGCTTGTCTATGCTTTCAAGAGTCGGCTGAAAGTAGAATTTAACTGGCCTGTCAAGCTTGTGTTTGTACCTCTTTGTTTATATGCTGTATGGTTATTAGCTCCTGAAGGCAGCTTGCCGTATATATATTTCGACTTTTAGTAATAACTTCCATCTGCCTAAGCAAGCTCAACAATACCTAAGGCAGATGTTCTATTTACATAAGTAATGTTAATGAGTATTGCAAAAGTTAATAAAAAAATAAATAACATTTTTAACTTAAATTCATGTAGAGTGGATGAGTATAGGTGAAACCTAAATCACCTAACTAATTTTTTTAAGACAAATCGCACTCATAAAACAATGACAACAACCTTACAACGGCGCTCTGGCACCAGTGTATGGGATCGGTTTTGCGAGTGGATCACCAGCACCGAAAACCGGATTTACATCGGTTGGTTCGGTGTGCTGATGATTCCTACACTGCTAGCCGCTACCGCCTGCTTCGTAATTGCTTTCATCGCTGCTCCTCCAGTAGACATTGATGGTATCCGCGAACCAGTTGCAGGTTCTTTAATTTACGGAAACAACATCATCTCTGGTGCAGTTGTTCCTTCCTCCAACGCTATCGGTTTACACTTCTACCCCATCTGGGAAGCTGCTTCCTTAGATGAGTGGCTGTACAACGGTGGTCCTTACCAGTTGGTAATTTTCCACTTCTTACTAGGTTGTGCTTGCTACATGGGTCGTCAGTGGGAACTGTCTTACCGCTTGGGTATGCGTCCTTGGATCTGCGTAGCTTACTCTGCGCCTCTGGCTTCTGCTACCGCAGTATTCTTGATCTACCCCATCGGTCAAGGTTCATTCTCCGATGGTATGCCCTTGGGTATCTCCGGTACATTCAACTTCATGATTGTGTTCCAAGCTGAACACAACATCCTGTTACACCCCTTCCATATGCTGGGTGTAGCTGGTGTATTCGGCGGTTCCTTGTTCTCTGCAATGCACGGTTCTTTGGTTACTTCTTCCTTGGTTCGTGAAACCACCGAAACCGAATCTCAAAACTACGGTTACAAGTTCGGTCAAGAAGAAGAAACCTACAACATCGTTGCGGCTCACGGCTACTTCGGTCGTTTGATATTCCAATACGCTTCTTTTAACAACAGCCGTTCACTGCACTTCTTCTTGGCTGCATGGCCCGTTGTCGGTATCTGGTTTACCGCGTTGGGTATCAGCACAATGGCGTTCAACTTGAACGGTTTCAACTTCAACCAGTCCGTAATTGATTCTCAAGGTCGCGTTATCGCTACTTGGGCAGATGTAATCAACCGCGCTAACTTGGGTATGGAAGTAATGCACGAGCGTAACGCTCACAACTTCCCCTTAGACTTGGCTGCTGGTGAAGTTGCTCCTGTTGCGTTAACTGCTCCTGCAATCAACGGCTAATACTGAAGTCTTAGCTTAATGAAAAAACGCCCTCCAGAAATGGGGGGTGTTTTTTTATGTTTTAATATCAATCAAGTATTTTGTTGCAGACTAAGATTTTGTCGCTTCCATTCTAAAGCTCTTTTTTCCCTATCCTTAATAAATCCGTCTTTCCCATCCATATATCCATTTATATCTTCTGGGTACTGCTTGGCTAATTGACGCTTCAATTCACTGTATATGTGTGCTTCTTCAGGATGGGCAATCATATAATCGCGAAACGCCAGATGTCTTTGTAACTCAGAAAAGTTAGCCTCAAAGGCGTGAACGTGATGTGTCCTTTTGCCGTTTTCATCATGTTTACGAAAGAAACGACGACCTGGTAAGCCAAACTCCCCCATAGCTATATAACCCAACACTGCCATTTGAGAATTTTGCGGTTCTACTTTAGCAATGTCTTTGACCTCAACTAACATATCAATAATCGGCTTCGCGTAGATATAAGGAATTGCAGTACTGCCAATATGATGAATAGCAATTACATTTTCTC
The genomic region above belongs to Calothrix sp. NIES-2098 and contains:
- a CDS encoding photosystem Q(B) protein, whose translation is MTTTLQRRSGTSVWDRFCEWITSTENRIYIGWFGVLMIPTLLAATACFVIAFIAAPPVDIDGIREPVAGSLIYGNNIISGAVVPSSNAIGLHFYPIWEAASLDEWLYNGGPYQLVIFHFLLGCACYMGRQWELSYRLGMRPWICVAYSAPLASATAVFLIYPIGQGSFSDGMPLGISGTFNFMIVFQAEHNILLHPFHMLGVAGVFGGSLFSAMHGSLVTSSLVRETTETESQNYGYKFGQEEETYNIVAAHGYFGRLIFQYASFNNSRSLHFFLAAWPVVGIWFTALGISTMAFNLNGFNFNQSVIDSQGRVIATWADVINRANLGMEVMHERNAHNFPLDLAAGEVAPVALTAPAING